A stretch of Desulfomonilia bacterium DNA encodes these proteins:
- a CDS encoding acyl-CoA dehydrogenase family protein gives MSLLDALYTDEHRLFRDAVRKYYEKEVTPHADEWEKNGIVPKKAWKDLGAQGFLCPWLPEEYGGTGADFLYSFILIEEMARTHCGGFFFPLHSDIIVPYIYTFGNDEQKAKWLPGCASGDIITAIAMTEPNAGSDLANIKTTAIKDGDSYIINGQKTFISNGINCDLVIVAAKTDPKANPPYAGVSLIVVEDGTPGFERGRKLDKIGLHSQDTVEMSFSDCKVPVSNLLGQEGQGFYFLMQKLQQERLVCAMGAQIGAEESLRLTIDFCKSREAFGRPISRFQYISFELAKLATEVEIGRTFLESLIIDHMAKKDVVMKASMAKYWICEMLNRVVGQCVQFHGGYGYMEEYPIARAFRDARVQTIYAGTSEIMLLIISRQMGL, from the coding sequence ATGTCTTTACTTGATGCTCTATATACCGATGAACACAGATTGTTTCGTGATGCAGTCAGGAAATATTATGAAAAAGAGGTTACGCCTCATGCAGATGAATGGGAAAAGAACGGGATCGTCCCGAAAAAGGCCTGGAAGGACTTAGGGGCCCAGGGATTTTTGTGCCCGTGGCTTCCTGAAGAATACGGCGGGACAGGTGCCGATTTCCTGTATTCATTCATTCTTATCGAGGAGATGGCCAGGACGCACTGCGGCGGGTTTTTCTTTCCTCTTCATTCAGACATAATCGTCCCTTACATTTATACCTTTGGAAACGATGAGCAGAAAGCGAAATGGCTTCCGGGATGTGCTTCGGGTGACATCATAACGGCAATAGCCATGACCGAGCCTAATGCCGGCTCGGACCTTGCAAACATAAAGACAACAGCAATCAAGGACGGCGACAGCTATATCATCAACGGCCAGAAGACGTTCATCTCAAACGGCATCAACTGCGACCTTGTCATTGTCGCCGCAAAGACCGATCCCAAGGCTAATCCGCCTTATGCCGGGGTTTCGCTTATCGTTGTTGAAGACGGCACCCCCGGGTTCGAACGCGGAAGAAAGCTTGATAAGATCGGGCTTCATTCGCAGGATACGGTGGAGATGTCATTTTCCGATTGCAAAGTTCCGGTTTCAAACCTGCTTGGACAGGAAGGCCAGGGGTTTTATTTTCTTATGCAGAAGCTCCAGCAGGAGCGTCTTGTATGCGCAATGGGCGCGCAGATAGGCGCAGAGGAATCCCTCAGGCTCACAATAGATTTCTGCAAATCCCGCGAGGCGTTCGGCCGTCCGATAAGCCGATTCCAGTATATTTCATTCGAGCTTGCAAAGCTTGCGACCGAGGTCGAAATCGGCAGGACATTTCTGGAAAGCCTTATTATCGATCACATGGCCAAGAAGGATGTCGTAATGAAGGCCTCCATGGCGAAATACTGGATATGCGAAATGCTTAACCGCGTCGTGGGCCAGTGCGTTCAGTTCCACGGGGGGTACGGCTACATGGAGGAATATCCCATCGCCCGCGCCTTCAGGGACGCGCGCGTCCAGACCATATATGCTGGAACATCCGAAATAATGCTGCTCATCATCAGCAGACAGATGGGTTTGTAA
- a CDS encoding CaiB/BaiF CoA-transferase family protein has protein sequence MLKGLKVLDFSYLLPGPLATVMLADMGADVLKVESPVKIDIVRLTPPFVDKNSTVSYLHAYLNRNKRSLSLDLKKPTALTIIHKLIIEQGFDVIVEQFRPGVMAKLGLGYEDLKKIRPDIIYCSITGYGQSGPFKNRAGHDINYLSLSGVMGYSGNKKTGPALMGVQVADVTGSHAAVIGILSAIIDRRNSGKGRHVDISMTDCMFPFHAVTGLKGLYEDKEPCFGTDILNGGSLYGFYETSDGRYLSFGGIEPQFLAAFLKELGLDGLITGGIMTESEVEEIRKKVADEIRKEPLACWKERFEKIDACVEPVLTVSEAFSNPHAKERGLIVDVPQNSGGKCPQPALSVKFSGFEAQYKWAGCELGRDNESVLESLGFSKKDIKELRALGLFGIET, from the coding sequence ATGCTCAAGGGTCTTAAAGTCCTTGATTTCAGCTATCTGCTGCCCGGTCCGCTGGCGACGGTTATGCTTGCCGATATGGGCGCAGACGTCCTGAAGGTCGAATCGCCCGTAAAGATAGATATTGTAAGACTGACGCCGCCGTTCGTGGATAAAAACAGCACTGTTTCATATCTGCATGCCTATCTGAACAGGAACAAGAGATCGCTATCACTCGATCTCAAAAAACCGACAGCATTGACGATCATTCATAAGCTGATTATCGAGCAGGGTTTCGATGTCATTGTCGAGCAGTTCAGACCGGGCGTAATGGCAAAGCTCGGACTCGGATATGAAGACCTTAAAAAAATAAGGCCTGACATTATTTACTGTTCCATTACAGGCTACGGACAGTCTGGACCATTCAAAAACAGGGCAGGGCACGATATTAATTATCTGAGCCTTTCTGGTGTGATGGGTTATTCGGGAAATAAGAAGACAGGTCCCGCGCTCATGGGTGTTCAGGTTGCCGATGTCACGGGTTCACATGCCGCTGTCATAGGCATTCTGTCCGCAATCATCGACAGGAGGAATTCAGGCAAGGGCCGCCATGTCGATATTTCCATGACAGACTGCATGTTCCCGTTTCATGCCGTCACCGGCCTTAAGGGCTTATATGAAGATAAGGAGCCGTGCTTCGGCACCGACATATTAAACGGCGGCTCTTTATACGGTTTTTATGAAACATCAGACGGGCGCTACCTTTCATTCGGCGGCATCGAACCGCAATTCTTGGCGGCTTTTTTAAAAGAACTCGGACTTGACGGTTTAATTACCGGCGGAATCATGACCGAAAGCGAAGTGGAAGAAATCCGCAAAAAGGTAGCCGATGAAATCAGAAAAGAACCATTAGCCTGCTGGAAAGAGCGCTTTGAAAAGATTGACGCATGCGTCGAACCTGTTTTGACGGTAAGTGAAGCGTTCAGCAATCCTCATGCGAAAGAAAGGGGTCTTATCGTTGATGTGCCTCAGAATTCTGGTGGAAAATGCCCGCAGCCGGCTCTGTCTGTAAAATTCAGCGGATTTGAGGCCCAATACAAATGGGCGGGTTGTGAACTCGGCAGGGACAACGAATCTGTACTTGAATCTCTGGGGTTTTCGAAAAAGGACATTAAAGAGTTAAGGGCCCTCGGGCTCTTCGGAATAGAAACATAA
- a CDS encoding OB-fold domain-containing protein: MGGIVSFGGYVPRYRITRMNIVQNMAWYFPVIMAVAGGEKAVANWDEDAVSMAVAAGWNCMAGRDRKKIDSVYLASTTLPFADRLNAGIVAAALNVPENGTMHADFGACIKAGTTAMIAGLEAIASGKRGNVLVAASDLRRTKMATMLEMFYGDGAAAVLLGNKDVAAEFIDSYSISCDFIDHYKGYGKEFDYNWEERWVRDEGYGKIIPEAIRAFLKKTNLTIGDFAKIIYPCYFTGTHKQIAKELGIEPARLQSNLHDGIGDTGTAHPLLMLVDALEDAKPGDKILLASFGQGCDVLGFAVTDKITALKASHGIRAAVRQKVDIGSYQKFIKFRDLIEADLGIRGEANPNTSLTVLWRKHKMILGMEGAKCKKCSTVQFPAQPICANPDCGSMEFEPYEFADKAGDIAMFTGDLLSPSVDPPAVYGMVEFKGGGRTMLDFTDCNLNQLKVGMKVRMSFRRRYTDSMRGFTGYFWKAVPQVQDGEV; this comes from the coding sequence ATGGGAGGGATTGTTTCATTCGGCGGTTATGTTCCACGCTACCGTATCACGAGAATGAATATCGTGCAGAACATGGCCTGGTATTTTCCCGTGATAATGGCGGTTGCAGGTGGAGAAAAGGCTGTCGCCAACTGGGACGAGGATGCCGTCAGCATGGCTGTCGCGGCAGGCTGGAACTGCATGGCGGGCAGGGACAGGAAAAAGATCGACTCGGTTTACCTTGCTTCGACGACACTGCCTTTTGCGGACAGACTCAATGCGGGCATAGTCGCTGCGGCGCTCAATGTCCCGGAAAACGGCACAATGCATGCCGATTTCGGCGCATGCATAAAGGCGGGCACTACGGCCATGATCGCAGGCCTTGAAGCGATCGCATCAGGCAAACGCGGCAATGTCCTCGTTGCAGCCTCCGACCTTAGAAGAACGAAGATGGCGACCATGCTCGAAATGTTTTACGGCGACGGCGCGGCTGCGGTTCTGCTCGGGAATAAGGACGTTGCCGCGGAGTTCATTGACAGCTATTCAATAAGCTGTGACTTCATAGACCACTATAAAGGCTATGGAAAGGAATTTGACTACAACTGGGAAGAGAGATGGGTGCGCGACGAAGGTTATGGAAAAATAATTCCTGAAGCCATCAGGGCTTTTCTCAAGAAAACGAATCTTACGATAGGCGATTTCGCCAAAATAATTTATCCATGCTACTTCACCGGCACGCACAAGCAGATTGCAAAAGAGCTTGGCATCGAACCTGCCAGACTTCAGAGCAACCTGCATGACGGCATAGGCGATACCGGAACCGCCCATCCTCTTCTCATGCTTGTTGATGCTCTCGAAGATGCAAAGCCTGGTGATAAGATACTTCTTGCAAGCTTCGGCCAGGGCTGCGACGTGCTCGGCTTTGCCGTAACGGATAAGATCACTGCTCTGAAGGCCTCGCATGGAATCAGGGCCGCCGTCCGGCAGAAAGTCGATATAGGCAGCTACCAGAAATTCATCAAATTCCGGGATCTCATAGAGGCCGACCTCGGGATCAGGGGAGAGGCGAATCCGAACACTTCGCTTACGGTTCTCTGGCGGAAACACAAGATGATACTGGGAATGGAAGGGGCTAAATGCAAAAAATGCAGCACCGTGCAGTTTCCTGCACAGCCGATTTGTGCAAATCCCGATTGCGGCAGCATGGAGTTTGAGCCATACGAATTTGCCGACAAGGCAGGCGATATTGCAATGTTTACTGGCGACCTTCTATCGCCGTCGGTTGACCCGCCCGCCGTTTACGGCATGGTCGAATTCAAAGGGGGCGGCAGGACGATGCTTGATTTCACTGATTGCAACCTGAACCAGCTGAAGGTGGGTATGAAAGTCAGGATGTCGTTCAGGCGAAGATACACTGACAGTATGAGAGGTTTCACTGGCTATTTCTGGAAGGCCGTACCTCAGGTTCAGGACGGGGAGGTGTGA